The Candidatus Edwardsbacteria bacterium sequence CGAAAGGACAAAATAGGGGTGGCCGCTGTACTATCCACTTTAGGCAATGGCCTTTACCGGGAAAATATTTTAAAAGGGACCTTCTCCTATCGCCTGATAGAAAAGGCGGCAGTTGGTGTTTCCCTTAACTGCTATCAGTTGAACGTCGAAAGATACGGTTCAGGGGCCGGAATGGGACTGGATCTGGGAGTGCTGGGCAAGCCGGCAGAATGGCTGGCGCTGGGAATGGTGGCTGGCAACGTGAACCGGCCGACCATCGGTCAAAATGGTGAGGAGCTTTCGCAAAACCTTTCGCTGGGCGCGGCGTTGGAACCCTTAGACGAAATTACGCTTCTCGTTGAGCTTAATGACCAGCGGGATTGGCCCTGCCAGATCCGCATCGGGCAGGAATATCGCTATCGCAATCTTTTGGCCCTCAGGGCTGGGTTTTGCAATCAGCCAAATGCAGCCAGCCTGGGCTTCGGAGTGATTCATAAAAAAATAAGGCTGGATTATGCCATCAGGACCCATCCCGATCTGGGGTTTTCGCACTGCCTGAGCCTGAACTATATAACTCAGAGGATATTTGCCCGGCCAGAGGAGGTCAGAATGAAGGGCAGCCAAACCGTCAAGATCATTGAAAAGATTGATCCCAACAGCGCTTCATTTGACGACCTCTGCCTTCTGCCGGGCATCGGGCCCCAAGCAGCTGCGGACATCATTGCTTTTCGCGACAGCATCGGGCCGTTCAAACACCTCGATGATCTGGCCGAGGTCAATGGGATCGGCCGGTCGTTGCTGGAGAGAATGGCCCCCTATATGACCCTGGAATACAAACCCGGCATCCCGCTGGCTGTTAATAT is a genomic window containing:
- a CDS encoding helix-hairpin-helix domain-containing protein: MKTIIVITLIILFPPILAVASFEEFQTDARIYGLAGAGVALSDLTGSDLYNPALPALAPDLSACSGSSIPFGLTDLTAFSGAYAHRKDKIGVAAVLSTLGNGLYRENILKGTFSYRLIEKAAVGVSLNCYQLNVERYGSGAGMGLDLGVLGKPAEWLALGMVAGNVNRPTIGQNGEELSQNLSLGAALEPLDEITLLVELNDQRDWPCQIRIGQEYRYRNLLALRAGFCNQPNAASLGFGVIHKKIRLDYAIRTHPDLGFSHCLSLNYITQRIFARPEEVRMKGSQTVKIIEKIDPNSASFDDLCLLPGIGPQAAADIIAFRDSIGPFKHLDDLAEVNGIGRSLLERMAPYMTLEYKPGIPLAVNINQASAQELATLPAIGPKTAGDIIAYRQKNGPFRNPEEVMNVKGIGRKAYEEIKNLITIGP